In the Mesoplodon densirostris isolate mMesDen1 chromosome 11, mMesDen1 primary haplotype, whole genome shotgun sequence genome, CTGCCGCTCCCAGGTCCTCCAGGGAGTCCTCCAGCCGATCCTCCTCCGCAGGCCACGCTTCCTCCTGAGCCCTCGGCAGCCACCGCTCAGCTGCCTGCGCAAAGAGAGCATCTGAGGGGCACTGCCGCCTCCCACCAGGGGCCAAGTGGGGTCCAGGTGGTGGCCGGTACTTGCCTCCCTCCTCTGCAGCTTCCGGAGGGTCTCCAGCTGCTCCCTCACGTGTCTCCAGTACAGGACCTCCATGTCTGCACACGAAAGCCTTGTGAGAAGGGCCCCCTCATCCTGCCCAGGTCCACCCGAATCCACCCAGGGCCTTAGGTGTCCCCAGGCTGAGGAGAGGTGGCAGAGCATGGTGCCATCGTCCCGCAGAAGAGCCCACAAGGCCCCGGCCTCACCTGCGAAGGAAGGGCCCTTTCGCCGGGGCCTCCTGCTGTCAGCGTGGTCAGCATCTGCAAGAGGACTGGGTCAGCAGGCGCCTAGCCAAGTGCCACAGCCACACCCGGGCCCTCTGGCCCtggcccagcccccaggcccACGCACAGGCAGCCAGGTACCACTGGTGGAAGTCCTGCAGCTTGACAGCACCCTTCCTCTTACGCTTCTGTCCTGGAGCCTCCTCCACACAGGGGGGCACAGAGTAGGGCCTACCTGGGGGCAAACAGACGGTCTCGGAGCACAACCATGGCCCAGAGCAGATCACCATGCCCACAGGCCCTGGAGCCCCAGCCTCCACTCAAGCCAGGTGAGCCCAGCCCCAGGTGCCCAGGGGCAGTGCCTCTCCCCCAGTTACCTTTCCTGAAGGGCTTAGAGTCCAGGGAGTCGAAGGGGTCCAGGCCCTGCCAGGGGTCTGGGGTCTCCTGAGCACAGAGCACAAGCAGACACAGGAGAGTGGAGGACATGCACCCTCCCCCCAGTCGAGAGACATAGGGAGGGAGGTGCCCTGGGGCTGCAGGAGAGAGGTCTAATTCTGGGGAAGAAGATTGCTCGAAAGACAGCCACTGCAGAGAGGCCTCAAGCATACCCTCCCTGCTGGGGGTCCAGGCCCCACCAGCCCTCACCTTCAGCCGGGACGCAGGCTCCAGGGCCTCCCTTTGCTCCCGTAGTGCACACCTCCTGGGCTGGGCCGCACTCTGCAAAAAAAAACGCCGAGggttcccctctcctcctccacccAAGGCTCCAGGCACCCCAGCAGCCCTGCTCTGGGGCCAGACACCAAGAACCCTGCAGGGACCTTCTCTGGGGGCAGGAAGTTCAAATAGTTTAATgactaaaaagtaaaacaaaagttCTAGGAAAAACTTTAGGAGAACATACAAATCAGTAAACTAGTGGTCACGGggtactttttcttctttaaaaaagagaaaaaagaatagaacgATATGATATCCATGTATCTACCAGCCAATATtgacaaatgttaacattttttccTATATGTGTCAGggttttttcttataaaaaaagatttcttagCTCTAGGCTGGAGCACAGAGCTGACCCTCGGGGGTGAGGGAGGCCGGCCTGTCCACTCCTGCCAGCCTGGCCTTGGGAGAGTCAGCTCTGGAGACCAGCTGCCATTCTGGGTAGTAACCCTGAGCACCGTGGGCCTTGGACCCTTGGACACCAGCCGCCCCCCTCTGAGAGCAGCAGCTGCTCTGCTCGGAGAGGGGAGAGACAGGAAAGCTGCTGCCCAAAAGGGCAGGGTGCAGGGCCAGGTCTAGGGCTGGCTGGGGGATGCACCCACTGCCCTGGTGTGCAAGGACCAGAGAGGGGGCAGAGACCAGCGGGCCTGGGAGCAAAGACCAGGGGACTGCCTTCCCTGTGTAAGCGAGACTCTCCCCGCCAGGACTGAGGGCTAGAGCTTTGCAGGCCGGACTGTGGGTCCCACCTGCTCTGGGCTCCTGGGCTCCTGCAGCTCCATCGGGACCTCAGGGGCTGAGGCCTCGGGGGGCTCTGCTGCCCCCTCTGTATCCTcttcctcacccccacctccGGGCACTGGGCCTTCTGTAATGGTGCCTGGGCAGGGAAGGAAGAGACCAGTCAGCCCCAAGGAGCCTGAAGACCGGACAGCAGAAGGGGGGCTGCCCCTCTGGGATGAGGGGCCAACCCCAAGGAGAACCTGAGAGGCCATTCCTCTCAGCTTCGTTTGTTACAACCAGACAATGCAGCAGGGCGTTTTACACTCTCATCATACTGCTGCTTTGTttggttcattttctttcttagtaATTCTTCTCTTTAAATGCTGCCACCTCTGTCTGCccagagaggagggggtgggCCCAAACCTCAGAGCCCCAGAATGGTCAGAGGGTGGTCACTGAACCAAGACAGCACGGCTGGCCAAGGTGGGCCCTGAGCACAGAGGCCTGCTCCCCACGCCTCACCCCTCCACAGGCTGTACAGCGGTGAGCAGGCTGGGGTGGAGGAGTGCAGggccccatccccccatcccccctgCAGCTCCACCCAGCAGCTCTCTCCTCACCTGGCTCCTGGGAGATGCTGAGCACCGGGACTGGGCTCCTGCACGCAGAGGCTTCCACTGGCTGCTCCTCAGCCCTCCCAGCCTCTGGGAGAGACGGGATTGAACGGGGTCAGCCCCGCTTACCCCTCAGAAGGCCCCTTCCTTCCCACCAACATCCGAGCCCTCACCCTTCTGGTTCCTCGGCAGCAGTGCCCCCATGGGGGACATGCCCATCGGCTCCAACATGAAGGCtcctctggggtggggggtgcacgTATTCATCCTAAAATCCTTCCGGCTGGTCAGGACCTCCCCCCGACAGCTGTGCTGGCACAAACACACGTGCTACAGTGACCCTTCCCCAGCACAGCccaccctccacccaccaggCTCAGGCCCGCACCTGTACAGGGGGTTATTATTCTTCTCCATCTCATCAGGGGCTACCAGGGCCATGGGCAGGAGGGGGACGATGAGGGTCTCCTGAACAGAGGCCAAGAGTGGGTGAACCATGAGAACCCACGTGGCATGACACCACCTTCCAACACCCCCATCAGCTAAACGCGGGAGAGGGGCACTCACACTGGGGGCCTGGTCACTCCTCAGATCCACGTTAGCACGGGAATCAGAGAGGTCATCCAACGACAGGAACTGCGGGGGAATGGAGAGCTCAGAGGGGGGTGCCTGGCAAGCACAGGGGGCAATGCCAGGCACCCAGGAAACCTCACCTCATACTCCACTTCCTGGGGGGCCCTGGAGCCGGCGTCCCCAATGGGCCCGTCTTCCTGCTCACAGGAGAGCTGCTTGGCCCGCCTGAGAGAGAATCAGTGCAAGGGCATCACAGGAGGCCGCGGGGCCTCCCGAGCTGCATGCAGGCCCCACCTCCAGTACTCACTTCTTGCCAGAGATGAAATCAAGAGCCTGGTAGACCAGCGAGTAGAGATATTCCACCTGGCAACCAGAAGCGGGCAGTGAGGATGCAGAGAGGAGGGGCCCTCCCCAGAGCCTTTCCAACCAGTCGTCCGAGTACACGGAGAAGCCCAGGTGTCCTCTCCAAAACCCCCAGCACAATTCCTGCCAACGTGGCTGCCAGAAATACTTGTCCAATCAAACTGGTATGTTTCCCCAGAATTACCTAACCGCTGCTCTGCGTCCTCACACCACGCCGCAGCAGGTGTGGCCGCCTCCACACTGTGGCACCCCGCCCTGTGCTCCACGCAGCCCTGTCTGCCTTCACTGCTGGCACACCAACCAGCCTGCCTGCAGCAGCACCCAGGGGGTCTCTGCCAGCCCGCCACAGCTCCAGCCACAACCTGTGGGGCCCCACTGTTAGGGTGAGGGTTGGGATCTTCCAGATACCACAAAGCACCCACCAGGAGGGTACATACACACGCTGCCCCTGGGCCATTTCCTCTGGGGTGACAGCGCCCGATAGAAGACAGTGGTGAGCAAAACAGATGGTGGCCCCTGATCGCATGGATCCCACTCACCAGGAATAATAAACATTAACTTTCTTAAGTGTTTGTCACATACACAGGACTGTGCTTCATGCTTCATCTCATTTACTCTGTCTGAATTAAGTGCCATCACTATTCTCATTGTATACGAgataaactgagactcagagagtcaAAGTAACCTCAGTCAGTAGTGGGTCCAGGACTTGCACCCGGGATGTAGAAATCCAGTGCACCATCTAATACAGCAGCCATGAGCCACAGGTGGCGCAATCAActtaaatgtaattaaaagttaataaaacGCAAGATGCCTCAGTCACGCctgccacatttcaagggctcaggaGCCGCacgtattggacagcacagatcaTAGAACGTTCCCATCACCTCGGAAGGTCCGGCTGGACGGCGCTGACTACAGCCAACGCTCCCCTCACACCTTCCAGACTTCATGCTAACATTGTTACACCTGCTTTATCACATATCTACCCGGCTACATATTTGTCTATCGGTTCACCTTAGGTTTTGTGCTTTCAAAGTTAGTTGCAGATATTCCTTCTTAGGACAAATGCAGGACAAAAGAATCCAATTTAGTTGGATCATCTAGAACAAAAACCAATGAAATCTCAGACCATCTTAATAACTTACAGTGTGCAGAGGTAGGTCCGCTGTGCCCTGCGCCCGTTAACCTGCATGTAGGTTACTCCCCCTCCTCTGTCTGGCTGGGACCCCATTTCTGATCTCCTCAACACACTTCTTCTGAACTCTTACCTCCTGTGCACTTTTTATTTTCCCCCCTCCCACTAAACCACCAATTTGGGATCAGTGCTGCGGTCCGCTTTTCCACGCTCCTCCACTAGGGGACAGCTACTGCTGCTGGAGAAGGATTTCCAGCATTTAATCTTCACTAGACTACCAATGCTTTcaattaatcttttattttgcaTTCCCCTCAGCAAATATTTTGAACTTTCGCCAAACCTCACTCTCCAAATTTCCTATCCAGTAGCTGATTCTCAGTAGCTGACTTACATGCTCCATTGTGAAAACTGGGGCCTTAGGTGTGAACTCTGCCAACTGTTGGGCCCACCTTCTCTGCATCAGCGTTTCTCCCTGCAGTCTCCTGAGAtgagttgtcttttctttttttcaaggcAAGCCCGTCAGCCCATGTTTCTGAACCATTCCTTACCTATTTCTTCTGGTTCTTTGTTTCATCCATTTTCCTCTCCCagctcccctttcccctccccacacccggCTGGCCACCCCAGTTCCGTGGTTTTCAATTCTGGTTGTCAGAGGGTAGTTCAGAAAATCCTGCGACCTGcctgcccctccaccccaccacccGGGGATCCTGATTTAATCAGTCTGGGTTAGGCCAAGGCACTGGTGATTAATTGGAGTGTATCCTGGGTTGAGAGCCACCGACTTAGTATTTGCCcaatctctttccttccctttacaatcaaatgtctttctttctttttcttcttcttcttctttttttttttttttggccacattgcacggcgtgtgggatcttagttccccaaccaggaatcaaacccatgccccctggaagcgtggagtcctaaccacaggacggccagggaagtcccaaccctgCAATTATTAAATCCAAGTTTGTTCCTCGGTGTTAAAAGGTGGCGAGGAAtgcggggaggaggtgggaggcgcTGGTGAGCCTGCCACCTGCCCCGGCAGGACAGCAGACCTCGGTCTCACGAGACACTACAACACCAAGACCATAGCCAGGAGGGGCCCCACCTTCTTACTGTAGACACAGGCGGAGCCCTGGATCAGCAGTGCTGCCTCAATGaagttcattgtggttttgccTTCGTCAAAAGAAATGCAGATCTGGTCCAGCTGCAAGACACGACGCAGGGCAGTGGGAAGTCTATGCACCCTTCTCGCCGGCAGCCCACCTGCCACCCCACCTTCTCCCAGTGCCACTGGCCCAAAATACCCATCACCACAAGCAGCCCCTCAGAACGACAGCTCTGGCTCTGCTTAGGGCTCAccggttgtgcatttttttagaGGCAAAAGACAGGTCTTTGTGATTTTCCCTACTTCCGGTAACCACTAAGACCTAGTGTTTTGGAAGCGGGAGGCCCCTAGAGAGTATTGTCCACGAACGGCCAGAGCTACACACCACCTCCTCTCCAGAGGTGCTCACACCTCACCCATCCTAGTCGGGGCCTACTCAGCCAGACTCCAGCAGGAAGACGCCCACCCCGAGAGAAGGACTGAGGACCCTcaggggtgggggagacagagaCAAAATGCTGGGGTCTCAATCCTTTGAGCAGGAAAGTCAGGAAACACTTCCAAGTacatcctcctccttcctctgcaaccACCAACTCCACAGCCTCTCATGAGCCCCAATTCCTACCACCCCTGAAATCTGTGTCCACCAACCATATGCCAACAGTCCCCAAACCCATCTAGACCAGCTCTCTCTCCTAAGCTGCAGAACTGTGTTTATAGCTGCCCACTAGGTGTGTCCACCAAGACATCCAAAGTCCCCAAACTCTATGTCCACTTAACTCAGGACCTTCCCCACAACCCGGTGCCTCCCTGCTCCTCTCAGGGAACCGTACTCTGAAGCCTCCACATGGTTTTCAAGCTCTTTGCCTTTGCTTTCCATCTGCCTGGAACGTCCAGCCCCAGCGTGCTCAGACTGACGACCCCTTCAGCAGTCTCCCTAGGACATGCCTTGGGCCTCACCACCGCTAGGGTGGTCTTGTCACACCGAGGCTCTCCTTCCCCAGTGGACTGTGAGCAACGTTAGGGTGATTCCAGCCTTCAGCTCAGTGCCCGACACCGGTGTTCAGTAAATGTCTGATGAGCAAGGTGGTGACAGCGGAGCTACGCCTGAAGACAGATCGATGCTCCACAGACAGATCAAGGGAACGGCATTTTAGGAAGAGCAAAGGCACCCACACAGAGGCAGTTAGCAGACACAGGTTTCAACGATTTAGGTAAATGAGTACTATGCAAACATGTCCAAAGCAGAGGGTGTGCTGGGGAATAAGGCGAGATACTAGATACTATGGCGGCACAACAAAGGGGGAGAGTCTGAGAGGAGCCACCATGGCACCGCTTCTGCTAATTCCTGAAAGACAGAGGAAGTCTGTGAAGAGGACAGCAacataaaatgtgtttaaaaagaaagaaagaaagaaagaatgttctGGTAGCTATGtggaaaatgaaaggagaaagacaaaacTAGAGGAAGAGAAATCAGAACTTCAGGGGCCAGAGAAGGTTTGGAAAAGTAGACACATGAAGCAGGAGGGGAGCTGACCAAGCAAGTAGGTTTACCAGGCATCCACAAGCACCCTGCTCAATGCGGAAGCCTGAATCCACAGCAGCCCCACCTAGCATAGTTCTCTGCATGTTCTCAGGAGACTCTATGTCCAAGCAGAGGTCAATTGTCAGATCAAGTGTccatttcacaaacatttattctgcatctactatgtgtcaggcattctATTAAGCAAAGGGGAGAGAGCATGAacatagtccctgccctcacagaatTTACATTCTAGGGTGGAAACAGACCATAAACAAGTTAGAGAATAGCTTACGATGAACACTCTAAAACACAGAAGGTACTATGACAGAGAACTGTTTTAGACATGGTGATCAGCTGATATTTCAACTGAGAGATACAGGATGTGAAAGAATTAGTCATAAAAAGAactaggcagggcttccctggtggcgcagtggttgggagtccgcctgccgatgcaggggacgcgggttcgtgccccggtccgggaggatcccacatgctgcagagcggctgggcccttgagccatggccgctgagcctgtgccccgcaacgggagaggccacaacagtgagaggcccgcgtaccgcaaaaaaaaaaaaaaaaaaaaagaggatgtggTCAACCCACCAAATGCTGCTGAGTTGAATAAGATGACACTTCTGGTGACCCTAGGATTTGGTAAGAGGGATATCATTACTGATCAAGACAAGAGCAGTCCAAGCGGTCTGAGGAGTGAAAGTGAAGTGCAGAAATGGAGCGGACAGCTCCTTAACGACGTCTAGACACAGCTGTCAAATACGGAAAAAAGTTAAAGGCTGACGAGATGGAACATGGCAGTCGCTTGAAACTGGTTTGAAAATCTAACATAAGATATCCCTCTTACATCGTGATCCAGACctctcacacacccacacatgcacacaaatcgTATTCTACTCTATCAGAGAAAAATGCTGGTCGCCACTCACTAAGTCGATTTCAAGGCTGCCTAACGGGTAGTTACAGGTGCTGTAAGGACAGCTCCAGGTTAATCTAATAAAGGATGATTTCGAGGGGCAGAGACGGGGCTGGGAAAAAAGAAACGACCCTGATGATGAGTGCGATCAGAGCGCCAGATGGACACACACAAGGAGGCGGCGGGGCCCCCGgcagcccccgccccccgccactcCCCGGGGGCCGCCCTCACCTCCTCAAGATATTCGCCCAGCTGGGCCGCCACATCCACCTCCCAGTTCTTGGTGAGGTCGCGGATGGGCTGCAGGAGGTGAGCGAAGCGCGCCTCCACGTCCTCCATGTCCGGGAGGGGCCGGGTCGGCCCGGGGACCGCAGGGCCGGCTTCGAGTGTCCCAGTGTGCTCAGCCCACCACTAGTTCTGGCGCCATTTTACTGTTCCCGCCCAGGAAAATACGTAGCGCGCAGCGACGCGCGCACATCTCTGACGTGAGCTGCCGGATCGCGCCGGAAGGGTCTCAGGACGCGCCGGAGGCGGGGCATGCGTGGGGACGGGGCCTGCGTCTgcgtggggtggggcggggcggggcggaccGGACCCTGGGATCCACTCCATCCCGCAGCAGCGTAGCGGTTATGGCTGGCTCCCGGCTCCCGCGGCAGCTCTTTCTCCAGGGCGTGGCCGCCGTCTTCATGTTCGCCTTCGCTTCCCTCTACATGCAGATCCCGGGTGAGGGCGCCGAGGGCGGGACCCCCCCGCCACCCCGCGCCCTGTGACCCCTCATCTCCCCACCCGACACTCCGCTGCCTGGGGGCGGGAGTGAGGTCCAGGCCTTGATGCACGGGGTAGGGGGCTGCGGTTTGTGTCCTGCGGGCCGCGGGGGTGTGGGCAGTGGGAAGGCGTGCAAGGGTCCCTTTTCAGTAGGGTTCTGCGTTCTGACCTGGGGCGGGGGTCAGAGCCCTGAGGGGGGTGGGCCCAGACCTGGTGGGCAGGTAAAAGAACAGGCTCTGGCGTGGAGGAAGGGGGAACAGGGCCCTGCCGGGTGGAAGATCCTGACATGGGGGCGTCGGGTAGGCCTGGGGCCTGACCTGGGTGGGGGTGTCTGGAGGGTCTGCAGGCCTTGACCTGTGAGCGGGTAGAGTCAGCAGGTCCTGACCTAGATTTGGGGTGGGGGTCTGCAGGGCTTGACCTGGGGAGGCGGGTCTGAAGGCCCTGACTGGTGGGAGGAGTCAATCCTTGGAGGGCAGTGTCCAGTGCCTGGCCCTGACGTGCCCTCTCACAGGCCTGTACGGCCCTGAGGGCATCCTGCCTGCACGGAGGACACTGCGGCCGCAGGGAAAGGGACGCTGGCCGCAGCTGTGGGAGACCCCAACACTGCTGTGGGAGACTCCGCTACTGGGGCTGGACACAGCGCAGGGCCTGGAGCTGCTGAGCCTGCTGGGCACCCTGCTGGCCCTGGGAGCCCTGCTGCTGCACCAGCTGCGCCACCTCCTTGTCTACCTGCTGCTCTGGGCTGCCTACCTGTCTGCCTACCAGGCAAGTGAGGGCTGCCTGCTACCCCCTACACCACTGGGACCCTTATCTCCAGCTCACTCCAGGCCCATGcgctctccaccccacccctgcctctgccttGCCTGCCTTTGCAGACACACACCCCCTGTTCCCTGACAGCCCTTCTCCCTGCAGGTGGGCCAGGTGTTTCTTTATTTCCAGTGGTGAGTGACTATTGGGTGTGGGGCTGCAGGAggctgggtgggatggggtggggtgtgtTTGTCTCTCCCGGGAGGACCCCTTAGGGGAGCAGCCTTGATGGGGAGGAGGTCCTTTGTGCTATTTTTTCTCCCCACAGGGATTCCCTTCTGCTGGAGACTGGCTTCCTGGCCTTGTTGGTGGCCCCTCTGaggctgcccccgcgccacaaGCAGGCCCAGGGCAGGCTGGCAGGGGTCTTGCCCCACGAAGACCTCCCCTTCTGGCTCGTGCGCTGGCTGCTGTTTCGTCTCATGTTTGCCTCGGGTGTGGTCAAGCTGACCAGCCGTTGCCCCGCGTGGTGGGGGCTCACCGGTGAGGTCCCTGTCTGGACGTGGGGCAGTCTTGGGGGCTCTGCCCAGCCCTGACCACCCGCCTGTCATCCGCAGCCCTCACCTATCACTTCGAGACTCAGTGCTTGCCCACGCCCGCCTCCTG is a window encoding:
- the NCAPH2 gene encoding condensin-2 complex subunit H2 isoform X1, which produces MEDVEARFAHLLQPIRDLTKNWEVDVAAQLGEYLEELDQICISFDEGKTTMNFIEAALLIQGSACVYSKKVEYLYSLVYQALDFISGKKRAKQLSCEQEDGPIGDAGSRAPQEVEYEFLSLDDLSDSRANVDLRSDQAPSETLIVPLLPMALVAPDEMEKNNNPLYSCRGEVLTSRKDFRMNTCTPHPRGAFMLEPMGMSPMGALLPRNQKEAGRAEEQPVEASACRSPVPVLSISQEPGTITEGPVPGGGGEEEDTEGAAEPPEASAPEVPMELQEPRSPEQSAAQPRRCALREQREALEPASRLKETPDPWQGLDPFDSLDSKPFRKGRPYSVPPCVEEAPGQKRKRKGAVKLQDFHQWYLAAYADHADSRRPRRKGPSFADMEVLYWRHVREQLETLRKLQRREATERWLPRAQEEAWPAEEDRLEDSLEDLGAAAGDFLEPEEYAEPEGAEPGEDADLEAEAMPASLSYEELVRRNVELFIATSQKFVQETELSQRVRDWEDVIQPLLQEQEQHVPFDIHTYGDQVVSRFSQLNQWCPFAELVAGQPAFEVCRSMLASLQLANDYTVEITQQPGLEAAVDTMSLRLLTYQRAHKRFQTYAAPSMVQP
- the NCAPH2 gene encoding condensin-2 complex subunit H2 isoform X2 — encoded protein: MEDVEARFAHLLQPIRDLTKNWEVDVAAQLGEYLEELDQICISFDEGKTTMNFIEAALLIQGSACVYSKKVEYLYSLVYQALDFISGKKRAKQLSCEQEDGPIGDAGSRAPQEVEYEFLSLDDLSDSRANVDLRSDQAPSETLIVPLLPMALVAPDEMEKNNNPLYSCRGEVLTSRKDFRMNTCTPHPRGAFMLEPMGMSPMGALLPRNQKEAGRAEEQPVEASACRSPVPVLSISQEPGTITEGPVPGGGGEEEDTEGAAEPPEASAPEVPMELQEPRSPEQSAAQPRRCALREQREALEPASRLKETPDPWQGLDPFDSLDSKPFRKGRPYSVPPCVEEAPGQKRKRKGAVKLQDFHQWYLAAYADHADSRRPRRKGPSFADMEVLYWRHVREQLETLRKLQRREATERWLPRAQEEAWPAEEDRLEDSLEDLGAAGDFLEPEEYAEPEGAEPGEDADLEAEAMPASLSYEELVRRNVELFIATSQKFVQETELSQRVRDWEDVIQPLLQEQEQHVPFDIHTYGDQVVSRFSQLNQWCPFAELVAGQPAFEVCRSMLASLQLANDYTVEITQQPGLEAAVDTMSLRLLTYQRAHKRFQTYAAPSMVQP
- the NCAPH2 gene encoding condensin-2 complex subunit H2 isoform X3, which encodes MEDVEARFAHLLQPIRDLTKNWEVDVAAQLGEYLEELDQICISFDEGKTTMNFIEAALLIQGSACVYSKKVEYLYSLVYQALDFISGKKRAKQLSCEQEDGPIGDAGSRAPQEVEYEFLSLDDLSDSRANVDLRSDQAPSETLIVPLLPMALVAPDEMEKNNNPLYSCRGEVLTSRKDFRMNTCTPHPRGAFMLEPMGMSPMGALLPRNQKEAGRAEEQPVEASACRSPVPVLSISQEPGTITEGPVPGGGGEEEDTEGAAEPPEASAPEVPMELQEPRSPEQSAAQPRRCALREQREALEPASRLKVGPTLCPPVWRRLQDRSVRGRVLSSCRTSTSGTWLPMLTTLTAGGPGERALPSQTWRSCTGDT